A window from [Limnothrix rosea] IAM M-220 encodes these proteins:
- a CDS encoding ATP adenylyltransferase family protein: MSLFEQIQQTTTRAKELGALLSLTTAQEIVVDQDIPFVVRILAKLEKKETYQKKQVKKKVNPFLPYEKDLFVADLSAHHVCLLNKFNVVDHHILIITRDFQSQEHWITQPDFEALATCMGELDGLAFYNAGKAAGASQPHKHLQLIPFSGALNQFSVPIETAIAALDFPESQPTSLNIFPFHHGIAPIPTNYDGQTLFEIYKSLLEYLNFIDQPLAPGQQTQPYNLLATRRWMMLIHRTQDCYQQISINSLGFAGALLVRDRHQLEFLKKITPIQLLAQVTQPQ; this comes from the coding sequence ATGTCTCTTTTCGAGCAAATCCAACAAACGACGACTCGCGCCAAAGAACTGGGTGCATTGCTTTCCCTAACCACTGCCCAAGAAATTGTTGTCGATCAAGATATTCCGTTTGTCGTCAGAATCCTTGCAAAACTCGAAAAAAAAGAAACCTATCAAAAAAAGCAAGTCAAAAAAAAAGTAAATCCCTTTTTGCCCTACGAAAAGGATTTATTCGTGGCGGATCTATCGGCGCACCATGTCTGCCTACTCAATAAATTTAATGTGGTTGACCATCATATTTTGATTATTACCCGTGATTTTCAATCCCAAGAACATTGGATCACGCAGCCAGACTTTGAAGCCCTCGCAACCTGTATGGGGGAACTCGATGGCTTAGCTTTTTATAATGCGGGAAAAGCAGCGGGAGCAAGTCAACCCCACAAACATCTACAGCTCATTCCGTTTTCAGGTGCGCTGAATCAATTTTCTGTGCCCATCGAAACGGCGATCGCCGCCCTTGATTTTCCAGAATCCCAACCCACAAGCCTCAATATTTTTCCCTTCCATCATGGCATCGCCCCAATCCCGACAAATTACGACGGACAAACATTATTTGAAATATACAAAAGCCTGCTGGAATATCTAAATTTTATCGATCAGCCCCTAGCCCCCGGCCAACAAACCCAACCCTATAACCTATTGGCCACCCGGCGCTGGATGATGCTCATTCACCGTACCCAAGATTGTTACCAACAGATCTCCATAAACTCCCTCGGATTTGCCGGAGCCTTACTCGTGCGCGATCGCCATCAACTCGAATTCCTGAAAAAAATCACCCCAATTCAACTACTCGCCCAAGTTACCCAGCCTCAATAA
- the crtH gene encoding carotenoid isomerase, with protein sequence MTATAEISSPEYDVIVIGSGIGGLVTATQLAAKGIKVLVLEKYLIPGGSAGYFEREGYRFDVGASMIFGFGEQGTTNLLTRALDAVDMKIKTIPDPVQINYHLPNDLNIRVHRDYGAFLQELITRFPHEEQGIRKFYGECWNVFNCLNSMELLSLEEIKYLLRVFTQEPLSCLGLLKYLPQNAGDVARRHIKDEELLKFIDMECYCWSVVPAELTPMINAGMVFSDRHYGGINYPEGGVGQIALKLVEGLENHGGKIEYSTNVYKILMEDNKVVGVETVNGKTFRAKKIISNATRWDTFEKLLPSDNKPKFEKKWEQNYKKSPSFISLHLGVKADLLPKDTDCHHILLEDWQNLEDEQGTIFVSIPTLLDPSLAPKDHHIIHTFTPSFIDEWKGLSPQEYKAKKDEAASKLIYRLEAIFPGITEKLDYQEIGTPRTHRKFLGRVDGSYGPIPQKKLLGLLGMFNLNNLWPKINKTEIDGLYCVGDSTFPGQGLNAVAFSGFACAHKVATELDH encoded by the coding sequence ATGACTGCCACCGCTGAAATTTCCTCTCCAGAATACGATGTGATTGTGATTGGCTCCGGCATTGGAGGATTAGTGACAGCGACACAACTCGCAGCCAAAGGCATCAAGGTTCTTGTCCTCGAAAAATATCTAATTCCCGGAGGCAGCGCCGGCTATTTCGAGCGGGAAGGCTATCGCTTTGATGTCGGTGCCTCCATGATTTTTGGATTTGGCGAACAGGGCACAACTAACCTTTTAACCCGTGCCCTCGACGCAGTAGACATGAAAATCAAGACCATTCCCGACCCTGTGCAAATTAATTACCATTTGCCCAACGATCTCAACATCCGTGTCCACCGTGACTACGGAGCATTTCTCCAAGAATTAATCACCCGTTTCCCCCACGAAGAACAAGGCATCCGCAAATTTTATGGCGAATGTTGGAATGTATTTAATTGCCTGAACAGCATGGAACTCCTCTCCCTTGAGGAAATTAAATACTTACTGCGAGTCTTTACCCAAGAGCCTTTATCCTGCCTTGGTCTCCTCAAATATTTACCCCAAAATGCTGGCGATGTCGCCCGTCGCCATATCAAAGACGAAGAGCTATTAAAGTTTATCGACATGGAATGCTATTGCTGGTCAGTCGTTCCCGCAGAACTCACACCAATGATCAATGCCGGTATGGTCTTCAGCGATCGCCACTACGGCGGCATTAATTACCCAGAAGGCGGGGTCGGTCAAATTGCCCTAAAACTCGTTGAAGGATTAGAAAATCACGGCGGTAAAATCGAATACTCCACCAATGTTTACAAAATCCTGATGGAAGACAATAAAGTCGTAGGCGTTGAAACCGTTAATGGCAAAACATTCCGAGCAAAAAAAATCATTTCCAATGCCACCCGCTGGGACACCTTTGAAAAACTACTGCCCAGTGACAACAAACCAAAATTCGAGAAAAAATGGGAGCAAAACTACAAAAAATCCCCCAGCTTTATTAGTCTCCACCTCGGTGTCAAAGCGGATTTACTCCCCAAAGATACCGATTGTCACCACATCCTCCTAGAGGACTGGCAAAACCTAGAAGACGAGCAAGGCACAATTTTTGTCTCCATTCCCACCCTCCTTGACCCCAGCCTTGCCCCGAAAGATCACCACATTATCCATACCTTTACCCCTAGTTTTATTGACGAGTGGAAAGGCTTATCACCCCAAGAATACAAAGCAAAAAAAGACGAAGCCGCCAGTAAATTAATCTATCGTTTAGAAGCTATTTTTCCCGGTATTACCGAAAAACTTGACTATCAAGAAATCGGTACGCCCCGCACTCACCGTAAATTTCTTGGACGTGTTGACGGTTCCTATGGCCCGATCCCCCAGAAAAAACTATTGGGTCTGCTCGGCATGTTTAACCTCAATAATCTATGGCCAAAGATCAACAAAACAGAAATAGATGGCCTGTATTGCGTTGGTGACAGTACCTTCCCCGGCCAAGGCCTCAATGCCGTCGCTTTCTCTGGCTTTGCCTGCGCCCACAAAGTCGCTACTGAGCTAGATCATTAA
- a CDS encoding tetratricopeptide repeat protein, protein MPRHHWLIALGACASVLMTETPVRSQATLPLTQDLNQEQLEEQGLRLIEDAIQLSRFQQFEWAIPRAKLATQLVPNRFEAWYILGTLLVQEGEFAEGIRILKRAESIESSESGIYSILGAAYFQSGQYELAVPELETALALGDESIEVLFDLGNAQLKLKDYAAAIATYERSLDLQDDFWPALNNIGLIYYEQGKIDAAIDKWQQAIEIDPSMAEPQLAVAVATYMQGNQEEGLTLAREALELDGRYGEIEFLDENLWGENLLQATEIVFATPSLKAVFEELTERAFQPEEMEP, encoded by the coding sequence GTGCCTAGACATCATTGGTTAATTGCCCTTGGGGCTTGTGCGAGTGTTTTAATGACCGAGACTCCTGTGAGATCACAGGCGACGTTACCACTGACGCAAGATCTTAACCAAGAACAACTAGAAGAACAGGGTCTCAGGCTCATTGAAGATGCCATTCAGCTGTCTCGCTTTCAACAGTTCGAGTGGGCAATTCCCCGGGCAAAACTCGCCACCCAGCTGGTGCCCAATCGCTTTGAAGCTTGGTATATCCTCGGAACGTTATTGGTGCAAGAAGGGGAGTTTGCAGAAGGGATTCGCATTCTCAAACGGGCAGAAAGTATAGAGTCTAGTGAAAGCGGCATTTACAGTATTCTTGGTGCGGCCTATTTCCAAAGTGGTCAATATGAGCTTGCAGTTCCGGAACTAGAAACGGCTTTAGCCCTTGGTGATGAATCGATCGAAGTACTTTTTGACCTCGGTAATGCACAACTAAAACTGAAAGATTACGCGGCGGCGATCGCCACCTATGAGCGTTCCCTGGACCTACAAGATGATTTTTGGCCAGCACTCAATAATATTGGCTTAATCTATTACGAGCAAGGAAAAATCGATGCCGCCATAGACAAATGGCAACAGGCCATTGAAATCGACCCATCCATGGCAGAGCCGCAACTAGCCGTGGCGGTGGCCACCTACATGCAGGGCAATCAAGAAGAAGGTTTAACGCTAGCCCGCGAAGCTTTAGAATTAGACGGGCGCTACGGTGAAATCGAATTTCTAGACGAAAATCTCTGGGGTGAAAATCTGCTCCAAGCAACGGAAATAGTTTTTGCGACACCGTCACTCAAAGCCGTCTTTGAAGAGTTGACCGAAAGAGCCTTCCAACCCGAAGAAATGGAGCCCTAG
- a CDS encoding Uma2 family endonuclease, translating to MVATPIKLSLKEFLAADYIEESPAWEYLNNGAVQKPIPKFRHSISQKRLLAALVAAEPDYLALPELRCTFGDRSVVPDISVIAFEKIQFDEFGEPEENFLLAPDWAIEILSPSQNMSRVVDNLLYCLRHGTQLGWLIDPGDRSILVFRPQQEPQIFRGDELLPTLPTIKVTFTARSIF from the coding sequence ATGGTCGCAACACCGATTAAGTTATCTCTCAAAGAATTTTTAGCGGCTGATTATATTGAGGAGTCTCCGGCGTGGGAATATCTCAATAATGGTGCGGTACAAAAGCCAATACCCAAGTTTCGTCACTCTATTTCGCAAAAACGTTTATTGGCAGCTCTAGTGGCGGCGGAACCTGATTATCTTGCGTTACCGGAATTGCGTTGTACGTTTGGCGATCGCTCGGTTGTTCCTGACATTTCAGTTATTGCTTTTGAGAAAATTCAGTTTGATGAGTTTGGGGAACCAGAAGAGAATTTTTTACTTGCTCCGGATTGGGCAATTGAGATTTTATCGCCATCTCAGAATATGAGTCGGGTAGTAGATAATCTGCTCTATTGTTTGCGTCACGGTACACAGCTAGGCTGGTTAATAGATCCCGGCGATCGTTCAATTCTTGTATTTCGTCCTCAACAAGAACCGCAAATTTTTCGCGGAGACGAACTCCTTCCTACTTTACCCACAATAAAGGTTACTTTTACTGCGCGGTCAATTTTTTAG
- a CDS encoding endonuclease MutS2, whose amino-acid sequence MTQIQTETLNLLEWQRLCQHLSTFAATKLGAIAARNLVFPESQAESEILLAQTVEISRLDADTENGISFDGIGNINESLERATIGGVISGQDLLAIATTLAGMRKLRRLVENSELELPQLLRLVEQLRTYPELEKEIHHCIDDRGDVTDRASPKLAGIREKIKGARDGIYQTLNRIMQRCGGSLQEAVITQRGDRFVLPVKAGQKEQIPGIVHDISSTGSTFYVEPKAIIDLGNRLRQATKQEQREIEIVLRQLTEKVGEVVEDLEKLLAIATTLDLATARSRYSHWLEANPPKFIQPDQPTLLRKLHHPLLVWQQKNEEGDDVVPINVQIRPDIKVVAITGPNTGGKTVTLKTLGMATLMAKVGLFIPAEAPVEVPWFNHVLADIGDEQSLQQSLSTFSGHIRRVGRIIDALQNENENNLVLLDEVGAGTDPTEGSALAIALLKYLADHAALTVATTHYGELKALKYEDSRFENASVEFDEYSLRPTYKLLWGIPGRSNALAIAKRLGLDESVVASAQSLLGNSNTDVNEVIAALEAQRREQEQKSQEAEALLKQTERFYTEVSSKAADLQRREAELKQAQDQEVQQAIAEAKSEIAQVIRTLQKGKQTAQKAQQATDALGNIAEEKLAKPKKKKATYQPKLGEKIRISKLGQTAEVIELNEENKTLVARFGIMKMSLEWTEIESLQGQKVEAEPKPKAKQKFQKKQPAKQSQEVVTVRTSSNTIDIRGQRIHQAESSLEGAIARATAQGSQVLWIIHGKGTGKLREGVHDFLKHHPQIKKYNIAEQKEGGSGVTLAYFST is encoded by the coding sequence TTGACTCAGATCCAAACCGAAACGCTCAATCTCCTTGAATGGCAACGACTTTGCCAACATCTCTCGACCTTTGCCGCTACAAAACTTGGGGCGATCGCCGCGCGGAATTTGGTGTTTCCGGAGAGTCAGGCGGAGAGCGAAATTTTATTGGCGCAGACGGTGGAGATTAGCCGGTTAGATGCGGATACAGAGAACGGCATTTCCTTTGATGGCATCGGCAATATTAATGAGTCACTGGAACGGGCGACTATTGGCGGCGTGATTTCTGGGCAAGATTTACTGGCGATCGCCACTACCTTAGCGGGAATGCGGAAGCTACGGCGGTTAGTGGAAAATTCTGAGTTGGAATTACCACAACTGTTGCGATTGGTTGAACAGCTACGCACCTATCCAGAACTGGAAAAAGAAATTCACCATTGCATTGATGATCGCGGTGATGTGACCGACCGAGCTAGCCCAAAATTGGCAGGCATTCGCGAGAAAATTAAAGGGGCACGGGACGGTATTTACCAAACTCTCAATCGCATTATGCAGCGCTGTGGTGGCTCCCTTCAGGAAGCGGTGATTACGCAGCGGGGCGATCGCTTTGTGCTGCCCGTGAAAGCGGGACAAAAAGAACAAATTCCCGGCATTGTTCACGATATTTCTAGTACTGGCTCGACCTTTTATGTGGAGCCGAAAGCGATTATTGACCTCGGCAATCGTCTGCGCCAAGCGACAAAACAAGAGCAGCGCGAAATCGAAATTGTTCTGCGGCAACTGACCGAAAAAGTGGGAGAAGTTGTTGAGGATTTAGAAAAATTATTGGCGATCGCCACCACCTTAGATCTAGCGACAGCCCGTTCCCGCTATAGCCATTGGTTAGAAGCGAATCCACCAAAATTTATCCAGCCCGACCAGCCGACTCTGTTGCGCAAATTGCACCATCCATTGTTGGTGTGGCAGCAAAAAAATGAAGAAGGCGATGACGTTGTACCAATTAATGTGCAAATTCGCCCTGATATTAAAGTGGTCGCAATCACTGGCCCAAACACTGGCGGCAAAACCGTCACTTTAAAAACTCTGGGCATGGCAACGTTAATGGCAAAAGTGGGTTTGTTTATTCCCGCTGAAGCTCCCGTCGAAGTGCCTTGGTTTAACCATGTCCTCGCCGATATTGGCGATGAGCAATCTTTGCAACAGAGCCTTTCGACCTTTTCGGGACATATCCGCCGTGTCGGTCGCATTATTGATGCGCTACAAAACGAGAATGAAAATAATTTAGTCTTGCTCGATGAAGTGGGTGCAGGAACCGATCCCACCGAAGGCAGTGCCTTGGCGATCGCCCTTCTCAAGTACCTTGCAGACCATGCGGCTTTAACCGTTGCCACAACCCACTATGGCGAACTGAAAGCTTTAAAGTATGAAGATTCCCGCTTTGAAAATGCCTCGGTTGAGTTTGACGAATATTCTCTCCGTCCCACCTATAAATTGCTCTGGGGTATTCCCGGTCGGTCTAATGCATTGGCGATCGCCAAACGGTTAGGACTGGATGAAAGTGTGGTGGCATCGGCTCAAAGTTTACTCGGCAATTCTAATACTGATGTGAATGAAGTGATTGCCGCCCTCGAAGCCCAACGGCGCGAACAGGAACAAAAATCCCAAGAAGCAGAAGCTCTCCTCAAACAAACCGAGCGTTTTTACACCGAAGTTTCATCAAAGGCAGCCGATCTCCAACGACGTGAAGCAGAACTCAAACAAGCCCAAGATCAAGAAGTACAACAGGCGATCGCCGAAGCAAAATCAGAAATCGCGCAGGTGATTCGCACCCTCCAAAAAGGCAAACAAACCGCCCAAAAAGCTCAACAGGCAACCGATGCTCTGGGTAATATTGCCGAAGAAAAACTCGCCAAACCGAAGAAGAAAAAAGCAACTTACCAACCAAAACTAGGCGAAAAAATTCGTATTTCTAAACTCGGTCAAACAGCCGAAGTGATTGAACTCAACGAAGAGAATAAAACCCTAGTGGCGCGTTTCGGCATTATGAAAATGTCGTTGGAATGGACAGAAATCGAATCGCTGCAAGGGCAAAAAGTTGAGGCAGAACCCAAGCCCAAAGCTAAACAAAAATTTCAAAAGAAGCAGCCAGCCAAACAATCCCAAGAAGTCGTCACCGTCCGTACCTCATCAAATACGATTGATATTCGTGGGCAGCGTATTCACCAAGCCGAAAGCTCTTTAGAGGGGGCGATCGCCAGAGCCACAGCCCAAGGCTCACAGGTTCTTTGGATTATCCATGGTAAAGGCACAGGCAAGCTACGCGAAGGAGTCCATGACTTTCTCAAGCACCATCCCCAGATCAAAAAATACAATATTGCCGAACAAAAAGAAGGCGGTTCCGGCGTAACGCTCGCCTATTTCTCGACTTAG
- a CDS encoding SpoIID/LytB domain-containing protein: MFRPLQRLGGYPWLVSGLLWLAMLAPAQAAVDMRIAVTKAASRVQVGSSTNALVKDGRGQVLGEISAMSAFNVGKQGNQLAFERWQAGELWIEPKNGGYVWIGDRWYRGKSQISIKDGGVLAINHVDLEEYLYSVVGAEAIPSWPQEALKAQAVAARTYALKKRTENARNLYDLDTTTATQVYKGLNTEYSTTHEAVKATTNQVMTYNGDVILAVFHASSGGHTENVEDVWSRPLPYLRGVVDYDQSAPVYQWGKNISASRLGQLVGGVGTVRQIIPQRKTPQGRTVSVKIVGDRGSKNISGDQLRKLLDLRSTLISATIQGGNVYIYGKGFGHGVGLSQWGANGLAQKGMNYQSILQHYYQDASISRLSK, encoded by the coding sequence ATGTTTAGACCCTTGCAAAGGTTGGGCGGATATCCTTGGTTGGTATCGGGTTTATTATGGCTGGCAATGCTAGCTCCGGCTCAAGCGGCGGTGGATATGCGTATTGCTGTGACGAAAGCTGCTTCAAGAGTGCAAGTCGGTAGCTCAACGAACGCTTTAGTTAAAGATGGGCGTGGCCAAGTTCTTGGTGAAATTTCTGCGATGAGTGCTTTCAATGTTGGTAAGCAAGGAAATCAACTTGCTTTTGAGCGTTGGCAAGCTGGTGAACTGTGGATTGAACCGAAAAATGGTGGCTACGTCTGGATCGGCGATCGCTGGTATCGCGGTAAATCACAAATCAGCATCAAAGACGGCGGTGTTTTAGCCATTAACCACGTTGATCTAGAAGAATATTTATATAGCGTAGTCGGCGCAGAAGCTATTCCCAGTTGGCCACAGGAAGCCTTAAAAGCCCAAGCCGTTGCAGCTCGCACCTATGCCCTGAAAAAACGTACGGAAAATGCTCGTAATCTGTATGATCTCGACACAACCACGGCGACACAAGTTTATAAGGGTCTAAATACGGAGTACAGCACAACCCATGAAGCCGTAAAAGCAACAACAAATCAGGTCATGACCTACAATGGCGACGTGATTTTGGCAGTTTTCCATGCCTCTTCTGGTGGCCATACAGAAAATGTTGAAGATGTTTGGAGTCGTCCTCTACCTTATTTACGTGGTGTTGTGGACTACGACCAATCTGCTCCTGTTTATCAATGGGGTAAAAATATTTCCGCTAGCCGTTTAGGTCAGCTTGTTGGTGGTGTTGGTACAGTTCGACAAATTATTCCCCAGCGTAAAACCCCTCAAGGCCGGACGGTCTCTGTCAAAATTGTCGGCGATCGCGGCTCAAAAAACATTAGCGGTGACCAACTCCGTAAACTACTAGACCTTCGTAGCACACTGATCAGCGCAACAATTCAAGGCGGTAACGTTTACATTTACGGCAAAGGTTTTGGACACGGCGTTGGCCTAAGCCAATGGGGAGCAAATGGTTTAGCTCAAAAAGGTATGAACTACCAAAGTATTCTTCAACATTACTATCAGGATGCCAGCATATCCCGCTTATCTAAATAA
- a CDS encoding DUF29 domain-containing protein, which produces MLYEQDIVAWSEQQASYLRRQEWTKLDLENLVEEIEALGRSEQRALGSYLQVLMMHLLKCKYQPEKRTKSWDITISNCRDKIQDALEDMPSLKRFLEDPEWVEKYYRRARRDAAKETGKLINTFPQEMPFSLTEVLKEAA; this is translated from the coding sequence ATGTTGTACGAGCAAGATATTGTTGCATGGTCAGAGCAGCAGGCTAGTTATTTGAGAAGGCAAGAGTGGACAAAGCTAGATCTCGAAAATTTGGTTGAGGAAATTGAGGCTTTGGGGCGGAGTGAACAACGGGCTTTAGGCAGTTACTTGCAAGTTTTGATGATGCACCTACTCAAGTGCAAATATCAACCAGAAAAAAGAACAAAAAGTTGGGACATTACCATTTCAAATTGCCGTGACAAAATTCAAGATGCCCTTGAAGATATGCCAAGTCTCAAAAGATTTTTGGAAGATCCTGAGTGGGTGGAAAAGTATTATCGTCGTGCTCGTCGTGATGCTGCAAAAGAAACAGGAAAATTGATCAACACCTTTCCTCAAGAAATGCCATTTTCTCTTACCGAAGTTCTAAAAGAGGCTGCATAA
- a CDS encoding type II toxin-antitoxin system ParD family antitoxin, giving the protein MEITFPPEIQAFMQRQVKNGKYADTPALIFAALELLQKQEDIYQGRLLDLQQEALIGWDALQKGEVVDGEEGLTSIRDRLRIKHSPES; this is encoded by the coding sequence ATGGAAATTACCTTTCCACCAGAAATTCAGGCTTTTATGCAGCGTCAGGTCAAAAATGGTAAATATGCTGACACTCCGGCTTTGATTTTTGCGGCTCTAGAACTATTACAAAAGCAAGAAGACATTTATCAAGGACGTTTACTTGATCTGCAGCAAGAAGCTCTCATCGGTTGGGATGCGCTCCAAAAAGGTGAAGTAGTTGACGGAGAGGAAGGTCTAACTTCAATTCGTGATCGTCTACGGATTAAACATAGTCCAGAATCATGA
- a CDS encoding Uma2 family endonuclease, translated as MTVATIPLELEAGQRISLNPVSWSRFELILEQLGDSRSTRIAFADGILEIVAPFPEHARTKVLLADLVKIMLKEQGKAWEPFGSTTLRKSRMAAGVEPDDCFYIDNYEAVIGKSRIDLDIDPPPDLALETDLTSKTTVSAYEQLGVPELWIYEKHQLRIYLLENGKYSPSNHSNIFSEFPVTDWISNFIQQSLSKGVSQALEDFSQMFNS; from the coding sequence ATGACCGTTGCCACAATCCCATTGGAGTTGGAAGCTGGACAAAGAATTAGTCTCAATCCAGTATCTTGGTCGCGCTTTGAGCTGATCCTTGAACAATTAGGTGACTCTCGCTCAACCCGCATTGCTTTTGCTGACGGAATTTTAGAGATTGTCGCTCCTTTCCCAGAACACGCACGGACAAAAGTTCTTTTAGCAGATTTAGTGAAAATTATGCTTAAGGAACAGGGGAAAGCATGGGAGCCTTTCGGGTCAACGACGCTCAGAAAATCTAGGATGGCTGCGGGTGTAGAGCCGGATGATTGTTTTTATATCGATAATTATGAAGCGGTTATTGGCAAAAGTAGAATTGACCTAGACATTGATCCGCCGCCAGATTTAGCTTTAGAAACTGATCTCACTTCAAAGACAACTGTTTCTGCCTATGAACAATTGGGTGTGCCGGAACTTTGGATTTACGAGAAGCATCAGCTGAGAATTTATCTCTTGGAAAATGGCAAATATTCTCCAAGTAACCACAGTAATATTTTCTCTGAGTTTCCTGTGACAGACTGGATATCGAATTTTATTCAACAAAGTTTATCGAAGGGAGTCAGTCAAGCTTTGGAAGATTTCTCTCAAATGTTTAACAGCTAA
- a CDS encoding ABC transporter ATP-binding protein, producing MAQVALNHIQKSFADRSTRKITQVLRGINLNIQDGEFVVLVGASGCGKSTLLRLIAGLETITAGDIRIGDRPVNDLPSKARDIAMVFQNYALYPHLNVYDNIAFGLRRMPTAETNTNVWQNVWRGVTGIFPKPLRYQPPQEKVIREKVIQVARLLQIDHLLSRLPKQLSGGQKQRVALGRAIARNPQVFLMDEPLSNLDAALRSETRTQIVQLQEQLGITTIYVTHDQTEAMTMGDRIAVMEKGTILQVAPPLEVYNRPVNRFVAEFIGSPPMNFLEVSVLPNGVIEHPQFRCTVSEFWREPLQAYEGRSLLLGIRPEHLRVSPAATKNIEVIVDVVEALGNDTFLTTHLKEISTTTFRIRTEPQDIYQPQQSLWLSLDLDNLHFFDPDTELSLLAM from the coding sequence GTGGCACAGGTTGCGCTCAATCATATCCAGAAATCTTTTGCGGATCGCTCCACTCGTAAAATCACTCAGGTTTTGCGCGGGATTAATCTTAATATTCAAGATGGTGAATTTGTGGTGCTTGTGGGAGCCTCTGGTTGTGGCAAAAGCACTTTGCTACGGTTAATTGCGGGTTTAGAAACGATAACGGCTGGTGACATTCGTATCGGCGATCGCCCAGTCAATGATTTACCGTCTAAGGCGCGGGATATTGCCATGGTGTTTCAAAATTACGCCCTGTATCCCCACCTCAATGTCTATGACAATATTGCCTTTGGGTTACGACGGATGCCGACGGCAGAGACGAATACCAACGTTTGGCAAAATGTTTGGCGGGGCGTAACGGGTATTTTCCCAAAACCCTTACGTTACCAGCCTCCCCAAGAAAAAGTAATTCGCGAGAAAGTTATACAGGTTGCCCGTCTTCTACAAATCGATCATTTACTTAGCCGCTTGCCGAAACAACTATCAGGCGGTCAAAAACAACGGGTTGCCCTCGGTCGGGCGATCGCGCGGAATCCCCAAGTTTTTTTGATGGATGAGCCATTATCAAACCTCGATGCCGCATTGCGCAGCGAAACTCGCACCCAGATCGTCCAGCTACAAGAACAACTGGGCATTACAACCATCTATGTCACCCACGACCAAACCGAAGCCATGACCATGGGCGATCGCATTGCCGTGATGGAGAAGGGCACGATTCTCCAAGTTGCGCCGCCTCTAGAGGTTTACAACCGTCCCGTGAATCGGTTTGTGGCGGAGTTTATCGGCTCGCCACCCATGAACTTTTTAGAAGTTTCAGTATTACCGAATGGTGTCATTGAACATCCCCAATTTCGCTGCACTGTGTCTGAATTTTGGCGGGAACCTCTACAAGCCTATGAAGGGCGATCGCTACTCCTCGGCATTCGTCCAGAACATTTACGGGTCAGTCCCGCCGCCACCAAAAATATTGAAGTGATTGTGGATGTGGTCGAAGCACTAGGGAACGATACATTTTTGACCACCCACCTCAAAGAAATCTCCACAACCACTTTTCGCATCCGCACCGAGCCTCAGGACATTTACCAGCCCCAACAATCACTGTGGCTATCTTTGGATTTAGACAATCTGCATTTCTTCGATCCAGACACAGAGCTATCCCTTTTGGCGATGTAG
- a CDS encoding type II toxin-antitoxin system RelE/ParE family toxin — MSQRFRLTKPALQDIEEIADYLARNINLTQAENFLDKLNRKLNNIAKFPHLGRQRDEILPNIRSLPLSNYLILYLPTSEGIDVLRVVSGYQNLTNLFEDSSDG, encoded by the coding sequence ATGAGCCAACGCTTCCGTCTGACAAAACCTGCTCTTCAGGATATTGAAGAAATAGCAGATTACTTGGCTCGTAATATTAACCTTACTCAAGCAGAAAATTTCTTAGATAAACTCAACCGAAAATTAAACAACATCGCTAAGTTTCCTCACTTAGGGCGTCAGCGAGACGAAATTCTGCCAAATATTCGTAGTCTACCTCTCAGTAATTATTTGATTCTTTATCTGCCAACCTCCGAAGGCATTGATGTTTTAAGAGTCGTGAGTGGATATCAGAATTTAACTAATTTGTTTGAAGACTCAAGCGATGGCTGA